Proteins co-encoded in one Gopherus evgoodei ecotype Sinaloan lineage chromosome 4, rGopEvg1_v1.p, whole genome shotgun sequence genomic window:
- the UHRF1BP1 gene encoding UHRF1-binding protein 1: MAGIIKKQILKHLSRFTKNLSPDKINLSTLKGQGQLTNLELDEEVLQNVLDLPTWLAITRVYCNKASIRIQWTKLKTHPICLYLDKVEVEMRTCEEPRPPNGQSPIALAAGQSEYGFAEKVVEGMFIVVNSITIKIHSKAFHASFELWQLQGYSVNPNWQQSDLRFTRITDTHRGEVLTFKELTWQTLRIEADATDTGDQDPTTTPLRLITNQGRIQISLKRRTKDCNVVASKLMFLLDDLLWVLTDSQLKAMMKYAESLSEAMEKSAQQRKSMAPEPVLTPPPAPSAHQSWSQTFGGSLNARSISQYFEKYDMKESSYHLFISRLDLHICDDSHSRESDSSKHGVMGGAMQLTFRRMAFDYYPFHWTGDTCKHWVKYCETMETQEQWAKKLVNEFQSKMEKHCVEMDTGSTKTPGSPFKKQPDILSSPHKSPPEKGCPQTRVPPASLLQLRHPSWNRLRSSCMVVRVDDLDIHQVSTAGQQSKKPSTLLSCSRKSLPDKVSAIHIEFTEYYFPDNQAFPVPGPNLYLQLNGLMFTLDAASMLWANLFFLDLYRSLEQFKAIYKLEDSRKWDEHVDVRLDGFRLKVSIPVEKKVTDHWDRPKALSIYTSEMTATNSRYDPHCSCSALQNIFRRFANSEFFHSTYTQFPKSQDNFSILHTLFLRHAYQVETRAQKCTCFAHSTWRTSASEDLWSVYFTQISLDFEGAESSKGRALNFIDPFPLSIWACLPKRWEQAQVSKLQASAASELKIKPSASFSNHAKYQDRTREPGLCQRSKTEQDLKSINKVPEANDILGECDCDDDREDAHEMEASADIHVLAYSTAHVKMRLNHYQYLVLLRMKEILQTLQEQLAQDTQDLTGSPLEPVTACMGIMFNSAEMALLMHPIPGSGSEARSIDSDTTSLIESELSPSDSREGLASEEKELKSEARSEKEASSPSKVLEDSGIENTDVSMAVLPERLPGSLSDGALGAADTADPQSKSMTERGPVEEAHEAVEALDTGRLSEPSSHSQTSLALSSSQSSEAPPLESRDITLKEQAELIPLKNLDVELSSALHMTKDATKEALHVTMDLTKEAMSITKDAFSLSREKMASTMQKMLSLPPAKEPVSKVEEGAATTMGGGSSRMHFFSLKRTASQHSFDATSLDGNCPEDRLSVDSDGSDGFVMLMDPDHSLDSLTPGQLLQDLRDAGSRVSPMVEDEDRGTPDMNSSASQSGEDPSLQLVSVLVLKMNEVNCGIEAKGDDLSLAVQVMEVTLEQLGNIGMWQYLQSSCVGDPTVEKPLTTEANQTQPEVCLRLEIGPSATVHSPLAVQNGFLHILIHSYSAELLMSSLTNLGPFLEDEVVPEVIPMKIEIVDAKITLKDDSPRVYPTSPGTIPITLAVDHIIVKRSDDGVFSVTAAQKEGLSLQKKPEQDLIEKKVPVKRLLAVPTGAVHELQLKEAPALQKELHTMKIALAEANLDIARLLQEIRKYDPLFQL; the protein is encoded by the exons TACCTGGATAAGGTGGAGGTGGAGATGCGAACCTGTGAAGAGCCTCGGCCACCCAATGGACAATCTCCCATTGCTCTCGCTGCAGGTCAAAG CGAGTATGGCTTTGCCGAAAAAGTTGTGGAGGGAATGTTCATTGTTGTTAATTCCATCACCATCAAGATTCACTCCAAGGCCTTCCACGCCTCTTTTGAACTGTGGCAGCTCCAAGGATACAGCGTGAATCCCAACTGGCAGCAGAGCGACCTACGTTTCACCCGCATCACTGACACTCATAGAGGAGAG GTTTTGACATTTAAAGAGCTCACCTGGCAGACACTTCGGATAGAGGCAGATGCCACTGACACTGGTGATCAGGATCCCACTACAACTCCTCTGAGGCTCATTACCAATCAAGGCAGGATCCAAATTTCTCTCAAGAGAAGA ACCAAAGATTGCAATGTGGTGGCATCTAAGCTGATGTTCCTTCTTGACGACTTGCTGTGGGTGCTGACAGACTCTCAGCTGAAAGCCATGATGAAGTATGCAGAATCCTTGAGTGAAGCCATGGAGAAATCTGCCCAGCAGAGGAAGAGTATGGCACCAGAACCTGTCCTG ACCCCACCACCTGCTCCGAGTGCCCACCAGTCCTGGTCCCAGACATTTGGAGGCAGTCTGAATGCAAGAAGCATCAGCCAGTACTTTGAGAAGTATGACATGAAAGAGTCCTCCTACCACCTATTCATCTCCCGTCTGGACCTGCACATCTGTGATGACAGCCACAGCCGGGAGTCAG ACTCCTCAAAGCACGGGGTGATGGGAGGTGCAATGCAGCTCACGTTCAGGAGAATGGCTTTTGACTATTATCCCTTCCATTGGACAG GAGACACCTGCAAACATTGGGTGAAGTACTGTGAGACCATGGAGACTCAGGAACAGTGGGCAAAGAAGCTGGTGAATGAATTTCAAAGCAAGATGGAGAAGCACTGTGTAGAAATGGACACTGGATCCACCAAGACTCCAGGGTCTCCCTTCAAAAAACAACCAG acattTTGTCCAGTCCTCACAAAAGCCCCCCAGAGAAAGGCTGTCCCCAAACACGTGTACCTCCTGCAAGCTTACTGCAGCTTCGGCACCCTTCGTGGAACCGTCTCCGATCCAGCTGCATGGTAGTCCGAGTGGATGACTTGGACATTCATCAG GTTTCCACAGCTGGTCAGCAGAGTAAGAAACCTTCCACCTTGCTTTCCTGCAGCAGGAAATCCCTTCCAGACAAGGTCTCTGCAATTCATATCGAGTTCACAGAGTATTACTTCCCAGACAATCAGGCATTTCCAG TTCCAGGCCCAAACCTGTACCTGCAGCTGAATGGCCTGATGTTTACTCTGGACGCAGCGAGCATGCTCTGGGCGAATCTCTTCTTCCTAGATCTCTATCGCAGCCTGGAGCAGTTCAAAGCCATTTACAAGCTGGAGGACTCGAGAAAGTGGGATGAGCATGTTGATGTCCGACTGGATGGCTTTAGGCTGAAG GTAAGCATCCCGGTGGAGAAGAAAGTAACTGATCATTGGGACCGTCCCAAGGCCCTCTCCATTTACACCTCGGAGATGACTGCCACCAACTCTCGCTATGACCCTcactgcagctgctcagccctCCAGAACATCTTTCGCAGATTTGCCAATTCAGAGTTCTTCCACTCCACCTACACCCAGTTCCCAAAGTCTCAGGACAACTTCAGCATTCTCCACACCCTCTTCCTACGCCACGCATATCAGGTGGAAACTAGAGCCCAGAAATGCACCTGCTTTGCCCATTCAACTTGGAGGACCTCTGCTTCTGAAGACCTGTGGTCTGTTTACTTCACCCAGATCTCCCTGGACTTTGAGGGGGCTGAGAGTTCAAAGGGCAGAGCCCTTAACTTTATTGaccctttccccctctccattTGGGCTTGCCTTCCCAAGAGATGGGAGCAAGCTCAGGTGTCCAAGCTGCAGGCCTCTGCTGCCTCGGAATTGAAAATCAAGCCTTCTGCTAGCTTTAGTAATCATGCCAAATACCAGGACCGTACCAGAGAGCCTGGGCTGTGCCAAAGATCAAAGACTGAGCAGGACCTGAAAAGCATTAACAAGGTCCCGGAGGCAAACGACATCTTGGGAGAATGTGACTGTGATGATGACAGAGAGGATGCTCATGAGATGGAAGCCTCTGCTGATATTCATGTGCTTGCGTACTCGACCGCTCATGTGAAAATGCGTCTCAACCATTACCAATACCTGGTGCTGCTCAGGATGAAGGAAATTTTGCAGACGCTGCAGGAGCAGTTGGCCCAAGATACGCAGGATTTGACCGGATCTCCCTTAGAACCCGTGACTGCATGCATGGGCATCATGTTCAACAGTGCCGAAATGGCCCTGCTCATGCATCCCATCCCAGGCTCTGGGTCAGAAGCTCGGTCCATAGACTCTGATACAACGAGCCTGATAGAATCTGAGCTCTCACCATCAGACAGCAGGGAAGGGCTGGCTAGTGAAGAGAAGGAGCTGAAATCAGAGGCCAGGTCAGAGAAGGAAGCCAGCAGCCCCTCAAAAGTCCTGGAAGACAGTGGGATTGAAAACACGGATGTGAGCATGGCTGTGTTGCCAGAGAGACTGCCAGGATCCTTGAGTGATGGAGCTCTGGGAgcagctgacacagcagatccaCAGAGCAAGAGCATGACAGAGAGGGGACCAGTTGAGGAAGCACATGAAGCTGTAGAAGCCCTGGATACAGGGAGACTGAGCGAGCCCAGCAGCCATTCTCAAACTTCTCTTGCCCTTTCTTCCAGCCAGTCCTCAGAGGCACCACCATTAGAGAGCAGAGACATCACTCTCAAGGAGCAAGCAGAACTCATCCCCTTGAAGAACCTAGATGTAGAATTATCAAGCGCGCTGCATATGACTAAGGATGCCACTAAGGAAGCCCTGCATGTGACCATGGACCTCACAAAGGAAGCCATGTCTATAACTAAAGACGCTTTCAGTCTGAGCCGGGAGAAGATGGCTTCTACTATGCAGAAAATGCTCTCTCTACCCCCAGCCAA GGAGCCTGTGTCTAAAGTTGAAGAGGGTGCAGCAACCACTATGGGCGGCGGCAGCAGCCGAATGCATTTCTTCTCCTTGAAGAGGACTGCATCCCAGCATTCCTTTGATGCCACCTCCCTAGATGGGAACTGCCCTGAGGACAGGCTGTCTGTGGACAGTGATGGCAGTGATGGCTTCGTGATGCTCATGGACCCTG ATCATAGCCTGGATTCCCTCACCCCAGGACAACTTCTTCAGGACCTTCGTGATGCAGGCAGCAGAGTAAGCCCAATGGTAGAAGATGAGGATAGAGGGACGCCTGACATGAACAGCTCAGCTTCTCAGAGTGGAGAAGACCCTAGCCTTCAGCTG GTCTCTGTTCTGGTGCTGAAAATGAATGAGGTGAACTGCGGGATAGAGGCAAAAGGCGATGATCTGTCACTTGCTGTACAAGTTATGGAGGTTACTCTGGAGCAATTGGGCAATATTGGAATGTGGCAGTATCTACAAAGCAGCTGTGTGG GGGATCCAACCGTAGAGAAGCCCTTAACCACAGAAGCTAATCAGACCCAGCCAGAAGTGTGCTTACGTCTTGAAATAGGACCGAGTGCCACTGTGCACTCACCTCTGGCTGTCCAGAACGGGTTCCTTCACATCCTGATCCACAGCTATAGTGCAGAGCTCCTGATGTCCTCCCTCACCAACCTGGGACCCTTCCTCGAGGATGAAGTGGTACCCGAGGTGATTCCCATGAAGATAGAAATTGTGGATGCCAAGATTACGCTgaag gatGACAGTCCTCGGGTGTACCCTACCTCTCCTGGCACCATCCCCATAACCTTGGCGGTGGATCATATTATTGTGAAGCGCAGCGATGATGGAGTATTCTCTGTAACAG CTGCACAAAAGGAGGGACTATCTTTACAGAAGAAGCCTGAGCAAGATCTGATTGAAAAGAAGGTCCCAGTAAAGAGACTTTTGGCAGTTCCAACAGGAGCAGTACATGAACTACAG CTAAAGGAAGCCCCAGCATTGCAGAAGGAGCTGCACACCATGAAAATAGCCCTAGCAGAAGCCAATCTGGACATAGCACGCCTTCTGCAGGAAATTAGGAAATACGATCCCCTCTTCCAGCTTTGA